A genomic region of Brevinema andersonii contains the following coding sequences:
- the ispF gene encoding 2-C-methyl-D-erythritol 2,4-cyclodiphosphate synthase, whose translation MYRVALGYDLHRMAPQKNSSIICGGIEIPCDFVIKDAHSDGDVVLHALTDAFLSLCSTDIGQKFPNTDPLNYGRSSQDFILYASSQMEKYNVINVDIIVICDFPKIAPYTLQIAHHIADLLSMDAGNISIRGKTTENTQPFSIQAYTNVLFKKKENY comes from the coding sequence ATGTACCGTGTTGCATTAGGTTATGATTTGCATCGCATGGCACCTCAAAAAAATAGTTCTATTATATGCGGTGGCATAGAAATTCCATGTGATTTTGTTATAAAAGATGCACATTCTGATGGTGATGTTGTGCTTCATGCTCTTACAGATGCTTTTTTAAGTTTATGTTCGACCGATATAGGACAAAAATTTCCTAATACGGATCCTCTAAATTATGGTCGTTCTAGTCAGGATTTTATATTATATGCGAGTAGTCAAATGGAGAAGTATAATGTGATAAATGTAGATATAATAGTAATTTGTGATTTTCCAAAAATAGCACCTTATACTTTGCAAATTGCTCATCATATAGCAGACTTGTTAAGTATGGATGCTGGAAATATTTCTATTCGCGGAAAAACAACAGAAAATACACAACCGTTCAGTATACAAGCTTATACTAATGTATTGTTCAAAAAAAAGGAAAATTATTAA
- a CDS encoding glycosyltransferase family protein produces the protein MINIVIPMAGLGSRFFQHGIMIPKPLILIKNLPFLYYAAESLVRFYDYNNLIFIGLENHNEKNILIDNIFKYFPRAKIKLLKETPNGAVLTAREAIPLIDNDFPVVFNDCDHMFYSEELRLAQAEFSCIDGFLLTFASNNPNYSYCLKDDSGKIIGTVEKKVVGFEAIAGVYGFRNVELFDQATGEYLIDCPYSEFFMSGVYNTSIFDNKIIKNYSVDFNISFGTPEEYFSVKNSELFSFFRPI, from the coding sequence ATGATTAATATTGTTATTCCTATGGCAGGCTTAGGTTCACGCTTTTTTCAGCATGGTATTATGATTCCTAAGCCATTAATATTAATAAAAAATTTGCCTTTTTTGTATTATGCTGCAGAAAGTTTGGTGCGTTTTTATGACTATAACAATCTTATTTTTATTGGTCTAGAAAACCATAATGAAAAAAATATACTCATCGATAATATTTTTAAATATTTTCCCCGAGCAAAAATTAAATTGCTCAAAGAAACCCCAAACGGAGCCGTATTAACGGCGCGTGAGGCGATTCCTTTAATTGATAATGATTTTCCTGTTGTGTTTAATGATTGTGATCATATGTTTTATAGCGAAGAATTACGTTTAGCTCAAGCTGAATTTTCTTGTATTGATGGATTTTTATTGACTTTTGCATCTAATAATCCTAATTACAGTTATTGTTTAAAAGATGATAGCGGAAAAATTATTGGTACAGTAGAAAAAAAAGTAGTTGGCTTTGAAGCTATTGCAGGTGTTTATGGTTTTAGAAATGTGGAATTGTTTGATCAGGCGACTGGCGAATATCTTATAGATTGTCCTTATTCTGAATTTTTTATGAGTGGAGTTTATAACACTTCGATTTTTGATAATAAAATCATTAAAAATTATAGTGTTGATTTTAATATTTCATTTGGCACACCGGAAGAATATTTCTCTGTGAAAAATAGTGAACTATTTTCATTTTTTAGGCCTATATGA
- the lepB gene encoding signal peptidase I, translating to MKQKKTRKESLIENIKLFFSTYVLALFIRTFIIEASQIPSQSMVPSLLVGDTLMVEKVSLGAYIPVLKKKIPSFSSPKINDMVVFVSPSWKSPSLADELITFLTLSIINKDNTFSNPKILVKRLVAGPGDVLGMTNFQLYRNSILLNEDFISVSTQSVYSGGRRRGDHIYDLFVEHDNGKERVIQHSMDRSSLASNSILAFEDEGFIYALRALLLEGFPDIRIPQKNIPVQMSNLNLYELYLWSYLVARESGSQNVNIRDKQIYLDGRLVEEWMPQNDYYFMMGDNRDFSEDSRYFGFVPKQNIYGRILFRYWPFNRLSIGANLLPKNAQYLKF from the coding sequence ATGAAACAGAAAAAGACACGCAAAGAATCATTGATAGAAAATATTAAATTGTTTTTCTCTACTTATGTACTTGCTTTGTTTATTAGAACATTTATTATAGAGGCTTCTCAAATTCCATCCCAATCTATGGTACCTAGTCTATTAGTTGGTGATACGCTAATGGTAGAAAAAGTATCATTAGGTGCTTATATTCCAGTACTTAAGAAAAAAATACCGTCATTTTCTTCTCCGAAAATTAATGATATGGTAGTATTTGTATCCCCTTCATGGAAAAGTCCATCTTTAGCAGATGAATTAATAACTTTTTTAACACTTTCTATTATCAATAAAGATAATACGTTTTCAAATCCTAAAATATTAGTAAAACGTCTCGTTGCAGGGCCGGGTGATGTGTTAGGGATGACTAATTTTCAGCTTTATAGAAATTCTATATTGTTAAATGAAGATTTTATTTCAGTTTCTACTCAAAGTGTTTATAGTGGTGGGCGTCGGCGAGGTGATCATATATATGATTTATTTGTAGAACACGATAATGGTAAAGAAAGAGTCATTCAACATAGTATGGATAGATCGTCATTAGCATCGAATTCTATTTTGGCTTTTGAAGATGAAGGTTTTATTTATGCGCTTCGTGCGTTGCTCCTGGAAGGATTTCCGGATATCCGTATTCCTCAAAAAAATATTCCTGTACAAATGTCCAATCTTAATCTTTACGAATTATATCTTTGGAGTTATCTAGTTGCTCGTGAATCTGGTTCTCAAAATGTTAATATACGTGATAAGCAAATATATCTTGATGGTCGACTGGTTGAAGAGTGGATGCCTCAGAATGATTATTATTTTATGATGGGTGATAATAGAGATTTCAGTGAAGATAGCCGTTATTTTGGATTTGTCCCCAAGCAGAATATTTATGGGAGAATATTATTCAGATATTGGCCATTCAATCGTTTGAGCATAGGTGCTAATTTGTTGCCTAAGAATGCTCAATATTTAAAGTTCTAA
- a CDS encoding PIN/TRAM domain-containing protein — MKDIWDKHKIAIFIFILAGTVHYLFSGRNPWIIIATLITIISTLLMENIFYSRRGVFLFSQIGFIAGVITGRFVWEFILSLYPLDQIINLEPYFTGSFAYLGFYMPLMSLQKPGAVFQAPYSESSETHSAFDYKLLDTSVIIDGRINDIVDTQFVSGTLIVPKFVLNEIQALADSQDSIKRSRARRGLDILNVLQEKPNIVLKVVSKDYNDIKGVDSKLIVLAKEKKYAILTNDYNLNKIARLEGVLVLNINDLANALKPVLLPGEEFDLDILREGKEQGQGIGYLPDGTMVVVAQGAHLVGRRMRVKVTSMLQTSAGRIVFTEADE; from the coding sequence GTGAAAGATATATGGGATAAACATAAAATTGCTATTTTCATTTTCATTTTAGCAGGTACTGTACATTATTTGTTTAGTGGGCGTAATCCTTGGATTATTATTGCAACACTTATTACAATTATTTCGACTCTTCTTATGGAAAATATTTTTTATTCTCGAAGAGGAGTATTTCTTTTTTCTCAAATAGGATTTATTGCTGGAGTTATTACTGGACGTTTTGTATGGGAATTTATATTAAGTTTGTATCCTTTAGATCAAATAATTAATTTAGAACCTTATTTTACAGGAAGCTTTGCTTATTTAGGTTTTTATATGCCGTTGATGTCTCTGCAAAAACCAGGTGCCGTTTTCCAAGCACCTTATAGTGAAAGTTCGGAAACACATTCTGCATTTGATTATAAATTATTGGATACCAGTGTAATCATCGATGGCCGAATCAATGATATTGTTGATACCCAATTTGTTTCTGGTACATTAATTGTTCCAAAATTTGTTCTAAATGAAATTCAGGCATTAGCAGATTCTCAAGACAGCATTAAAAGAAGTAGAGCACGTCGGGGATTGGATATTCTTAATGTTTTACAGGAAAAACCTAATATTGTTCTGAAAGTTGTTTCAAAAGATTATAATGACATCAAAGGGGTTGATTCCAAACTTATTGTTCTCGCTAAGGAAAAAAAATATGCTATCCTTACTAATGACTATAATCTTAATAAAATTGCCCGCTTAGAGGGTGTTTTGGTTTTAAATATTAATGATCTAGCAAATGCGCTAAAACCAGTGCTTTTGCCTGGTGAAGAATTTGATCTCGATATATTACGAGAAGGTAAAGAACAAGGTCAAGGTATTGGTTATCTACCCGATGGGACAATGGTTGTTGTTGCTCAGGGGGCTCATCTTGTAGGAAGGCGCATGAGGGTAAAAGTTACCAGTATGCTTCAAACATCTGCAGGTCGTATTGTATTTACTGAGGCTGATGAGTAA
- the uvrB gene encoding excinuclease ABC subunit UvrB → MNKFILHSEFDPAGDQPKAIKALSENYKIGMKEQTLLGVTGSGKTFTMAGVIQNLQVPTLILCPNKTLAAQLFREFKEFFPENAVEYFVSNFNYYQPEAYVPQKNLYIEKESRINDELERMRMSTVASLLERKDVIVVSSVSCIYGLGNPTDYKELLLLLTVGMKIDLAKVTKHLIRILYEERDFTLERASFRIQDGFLDIHSAYSKDLLRIEIKNDTIISINNMQFATGSVLEEMDRVIIYPAKLFATTDNKIETAIDNIELELKDRMQELEASGHHEEAQRLESRVKYDIEMMLTAGYCNGIENYSRHLTFRKPGERPFTLLDYFPKDNFLTILDESHLAVPQIGAMYNGNHNRRSTLIEFGFRLPSAIDHRPLKSEEFFDICDKILYVSATPADFEISRSEAIIEQIIRPTGLLDPLIEIRQTEGQIKDIIREAKARKKRNERVIVNTLTKKTAENLTEHLIEAGLLVSYIHSDVDTITRTEILRDLRLGKYDVIVGINLLREGIDLPEVSLVCILDADKIGFLRSTRSLIQIIGRSARNDSGLVLMYADKISDAMKEAIRETSRRRTIQEEHNARYNITPKTIRKDIKEILERKSEAVDSKKAIKSQIKHILKSNKETTEKIAKLEEIMFEFSEKLLFAEAAMFRDEILKLQKKNRLKYYNFLLKLRTKNEIH, encoded by the coding sequence ATGAATAAATTTATCCTGCATTCGGAATTTGATCCTGCGGGTGATCAGCCAAAAGCAATTAAAGCACTTTCAGAAAATTATAAAATAGGTATGAAGGAACAAACTTTATTAGGAGTCACAGGCAGTGGAAAAACATTTACCATGGCTGGAGTGATTCAAAATCTCCAAGTACCAACATTAATTTTATGTCCTAATAAAACCCTCGCAGCACAACTCTTTCGCGAATTCAAAGAATTCTTTCCGGAAAATGCTGTCGAATATTTTGTCTCTAACTTTAATTATTATCAGCCAGAAGCTTACGTACCTCAAAAAAACCTATATATAGAAAAAGAATCCCGCATCAATGACGAGCTCGAACGAATGCGTATGTCTACTGTAGCATCTCTTCTGGAACGCAAAGATGTTATTGTCGTGTCTTCTGTTTCCTGTATTTACGGGCTCGGCAACCCAACCGATTATAAAGAACTACTTCTTTTGCTTACGGTAGGAATGAAAATAGATCTGGCAAAAGTTACCAAACATCTCATACGTATTCTCTATGAAGAACGCGATTTCACGTTGGAAAGAGCCAGCTTTCGAATACAAGATGGATTTTTAGATATTCATTCGGCTTACTCGAAAGATCTTCTCAGAATTGAAATTAAAAACGATACTATTATTTCCATCAACAATATGCAGTTTGCCACGGGCTCTGTTTTGGAAGAAATGGACCGCGTAATCATTTATCCGGCAAAACTTTTTGCTACTACAGACAACAAAATCGAGACAGCTATTGATAATATCGAACTAGAATTGAAAGACAGAATGCAGGAATTAGAAGCGTCTGGACATCATGAAGAAGCACAACGCTTGGAGTCACGGGTCAAATACGATATCGAAATGATGCTTACTGCTGGTTATTGTAATGGCATTGAAAACTACTCACGGCATCTGACATTTCGAAAACCCGGAGAACGTCCCTTTACTTTACTGGATTATTTTCCTAAGGATAACTTTCTTACTATTTTAGATGAATCTCATTTGGCAGTTCCGCAAATTGGGGCAATGTACAATGGAAACCATAACAGAAGAAGCACACTTATTGAATTTGGATTTCGGCTTCCGTCTGCGATAGATCATAGACCTCTGAAATCTGAAGAATTTTTCGATATCTGCGACAAAATATTGTATGTTTCGGCAACTCCAGCTGATTTTGAAATCAGTCGCTCAGAGGCCATTATCGAACAAATCATCAGACCAACCGGACTTTTAGATCCTCTTATTGAGATTAGACAAACAGAAGGTCAAATAAAAGATATTATCAGAGAAGCAAAAGCGCGCAAAAAACGAAACGAACGAGTTATTGTGAATACCCTCACAAAAAAAACTGCTGAAAATCTCACGGAACATCTAATTGAAGCTGGATTATTAGTATCATATATCCACAGCGATGTTGACACTATTACACGTACCGAAATTTTAAGAGATCTTAGATTAGGAAAATATGATGTTATTGTAGGAATTAATCTTCTTAGAGAGGGTATTGATCTTCCAGAAGTATCTTTAGTATGCATTTTAGACGCAGACAAAATTGGGTTTCTGCGCTCTACACGTTCTTTGATTCAAATTATAGGGCGCAGCGCCCGGAACGATTCCGGATTGGTCTTGATGTATGCCGACAAGATAAGTGATGCTATGAAAGAAGCTATACGTGAAACTTCTAGGAGACGCACCATTCAAGAAGAGCATAATGCGCGTTACAATATCACTCCAAAAACGATCCGTAAAGACATAAAAGAAATTTTAGAAAGAAAATCTGAAGCTGTTGACTCCAAAAAAGCAATAAAAAGCCAAATCAAACATATTCTAAAAAGCAACAAAGAAACTACCGAAAAAATAGCCAAATTAGAAGAAATAATGTTTGAGTTTTCTGAAAAATTACTCTTTGCTGAGGCAGCAATGTTTCGTGATGAAATTCTAAAACTTCAAAAAAAAAATCGACTAAAATATTATAATTTTCTGTTAAAATTAAGAACAAAAAATGAAATTCATTAA
- a CDS encoding SIMPL domain-containing protein, producing MNTQKGIFILSASFVVGLVSVGLILRNAVLKYRAYERTVQVKGLAEREYNANVVMWTIGIIESSADISLTYSKLDRSIKKINGFLTEKGIASSEISFSMPTVVDRTLEDRLGSFSGDRYAGSQAVIVYSTNVPLVQEIMPKLSELGKEGIAILPSGYEYPTEYLFTALNDIKPEMIQEATANAREAALKFAQDSKSKLGKIKKANQGQFIISDRDQNNPHLKIIRIVVTIEYYLSD from the coding sequence GTGAATACTCAAAAAGGTATTTTCATATTAAGTGCCAGTTTTGTTGTAGGATTGGTATCGGTGGGTTTGATTCTTCGAAATGCTGTTCTAAAATATCGCGCTTACGAAAGAACAGTACAAGTCAAAGGTTTGGCCGAACGTGAGTATAATGCAAACGTGGTGATGTGGACCATAGGAATAATAGAGTCCAGTGCAGATATTTCTTTAACTTATAGTAAATTAGACCGTTCTATAAAAAAAATTAACGGCTTTTTAACAGAAAAAGGAATTGCTAGTTCGGAAATTTCTTTTTCAATGCCTACTGTTGTAGATCGTACGTTGGAGGATAGATTGGGAAGTTTTTCTGGCGATCGTTATGCTGGATCTCAAGCTGTTATCGTATATTCAACTAATGTGCCATTAGTTCAGGAGATTATGCCTAAATTATCGGAACTTGGAAAAGAAGGGATAGCCATATTGCCTTCGGGATATGAATATCCTACGGAGTATCTTTTTACAGCATTAAATGATATTAAGCCTGAAATGATTCAAGAAGCTACAGCAAATGCACGGGAAGCTGCTCTAAAATTTGCGCAAGATTCAAAAAGTAAACTAGGTAAAATAAAAAAAGCTAATCAAGGACAGTTTATTATTTCAGATAGAGATCAGAATAATCCCCATTTGAAAATAATTCGTATTGTAGTTACAATTGAATATTATTTGTCTGATTAA
- the malQ gene encoding 4-alpha-glucanotransferase yields MLNNRASGVLLPIFSLPGSQGIGVLGKEAFEFIDFLAESKQKYWQVLPIGVTSYGDSPYQSFSSYAGNPYFIDLEEMIEMGYLNKNDVYGIPWSRFVNYEELWHRKYALLRKAFNNGFEELKADIRNFSEKNQWLQDFSLFMALKNHFNHVSRSSWPESQFKKYGIRQEVLQVIRKDRDFYMFIQYFFFKQWHSLKKYAHSNGIKIVGDMPIFVSEDSVDVWAYPEYFQLDSTGKPTVVAGVPPDAFSDTGQLWGNPLYNWNEMQRDHFSWWVDRIKDSLRLFDMLRLDHFRGFEAYWAVPYGDTTAENGQWIKAPGSYLFDTVHHALGSISAIAEDLGVITDEVRDLIKQTGFPGMKILLFAFNHIEANSLYRPHYFPKNCVVYTGTHDNETVAGWFKDGDPRDVECAARYFNLKNSTPESFARVFVEAAWKSNADLAIAPMQDILGLDNHARINRPSTLCNNWRWRLEYLPDQNIIKFLTELTINSKRVPGGNEK; encoded by the coding sequence ATGTTAAATAATAGAGCATCTGGAGTATTATTGCCTATTTTTTCTCTGCCGGGCAGCCAAGGTATTGGAGTGTTAGGAAAAGAAGCATTTGAATTTATCGATTTTTTAGCCGAATCAAAACAAAAATATTGGCAAGTGTTACCTATAGGAGTTACCTCTTATGGGGATTCTCCTTATCAGAGTTTTTCTTCTTATGCAGGAAATCCTTATTTTATAGATCTCGAAGAAATGATCGAGATGGGATATCTCAACAAAAATGATGTTTATGGTATTCCCTGGTCTAGATTTGTTAATTATGAAGAGCTTTGGCACCGAAAATATGCTCTGCTTCGAAAGGCTTTTAATAACGGATTTGAAGAATTAAAAGCTGACATTCGTAACTTTTCAGAAAAAAATCAATGGTTGCAGGATTTTTCGCTTTTTATGGCATTGAAAAATCATTTCAATCATGTGTCACGCAGCAGCTGGCCTGAATCCCAATTCAAAAAGTATGGTATTCGTCAAGAAGTTCTTCAAGTCATACGTAAGGATCGTGATTTTTATATGTTTATACAGTATTTTTTTTTCAAGCAGTGGCATAGTTTGAAAAAATATGCTCATAGCAATGGAATAAAAATTGTTGGCGATATGCCTATTTTTGTTTCGGAGGATTCAGTGGATGTTTGGGCTTATCCTGAATATTTTCAATTGGACAGCACCGGCAAACCTACTGTAGTTGCAGGAGTTCCTCCGGATGCTTTTAGTGATACAGGGCAGTTGTGGGGGAATCCGCTTTACAATTGGAATGAAATGCAGCGTGATCATTTTTCTTGGTGGGTGGACAGAATTAAGGATTCGTTGCGTTTGTTTGATATGCTACGTTTGGATCATTTTCGTGGTTTTGAAGCCTACTGGGCAGTACCTTACGGCGATACAACTGCTGAAAATGGACAGTGGATTAAAGCTCCTGGTAGTTATTTGTTTGATACGGTTCATCATGCATTGGGTTCGATCAGCGCTATTGCAGAAGACTTGGGTGTAATCACAGATGAAGTTAGGGATTTGATAAAACAAACAGGTTTTCCTGGAATGAAAATATTATTATTTGCGTTCAACCATATCGAAGCAAACAGTCTTTACCGTCCCCACTACTTTCCAAAAAATTGTGTAGTCTACACGGGAACTCATGATAATGAAACTGTTGCGGGCTGGTTTAAGGACGGAGATCCAAGGGATGTTGAATGTGCGGCTCGTTATTTTAATTTGAAAAATTCTACTCCTGAGTCGTTTGCTCGGGTTTTTGTAGAAGCTGCTTGGAAATCAAATGCAGATCTTGCAATTGCTCCGATGCAGGATATTTTAGGGTTAGATAATCATGCTCGTATTAATCGTCCGTCTACGTTGTGTAACAATTGGCGCTGGCGTTTGGAATATCTACCTGATCAGAATATCATTAAATTTTTAACAGAACTAACAATAAACAGCAAGCGTGTTCCAGGGGGAAACGAAAAATGA
- a CDS encoding HAD family hydrolase: MNIKLLIFDMDGTLVDSADANYSAYATALEEVGVELTREFFDIHCFNGQHYTQFLPQLMPGESQEAIKKVHARKQEVYARNLDQLSVHPYLKSLIVQQKETLKIALSTGAARVAVDNILPIMGLENVFDLVLTGDDIQNKKPHPEIFLRTMEYFHTEPHETVIFEDSDIGLEAARLTKAWVFQVHQWANND; encoded by the coding sequence ATGAATATTAAATTATTAATTTTCGATATGGATGGTACGCTTGTAGATAGCGCGGATGCAAATTATTCTGCTTATGCTACTGCATTGGAGGAAGTAGGGGTGGAATTAACGCGCGAATTTTTTGATATCCACTGTTTTAATGGACAGCATTATACTCAATTTTTGCCTCAATTGATGCCGGGTGAATCTCAGGAAGCAATAAAAAAAGTACATGCAAGAAAACAGGAAGTTTATGCTCGAAATCTTGATCAGTTATCGGTGCATCCTTATTTGAAATCACTCATTGTCCAACAAAAGGAAACACTAAAAATAGCCCTCTCAACAGGAGCAGCCCGTGTTGCAGTAGATAATATACTGCCTATTATGGGCTTAGAAAATGTTTTTGATTTGGTTTTGACAGGGGATGATATTCAAAATAAAAAACCTCATCCGGAAATATTTTTACGTACAATGGAATATTTTCATACAGAACCTCATGAAACGGTAATTTTTGAAGACAGTGATATTGGTCTTGAAGCGGCACGCCTTACTAAAGCATGGGTTTTTCAAGTGCACCAATGGGCAAATAACGATTGA
- a CDS encoding lysylphosphatidylglycerol synthase transmembrane domain-containing protein, translating to MTFFLKAVFLLLLSHILKMLRTVFIINSYIKNPMKAYWFSLGVGYFVDFFFPFRISDITRTFIFSRKTQTPWSLSLALAIIERIFDLVIILIILFFFHIKSPINLCLTIIGIFIFILCPYKILRNLYFYIGSVFNDCIKNFLFSVYWAICQLRKKILYNPHVMSVFLLITILIWLFYVWSLMILSEIFTDISTIELISYQFTTLNSAGIWTARKIFHSYSNMYFFYLLIPALFAIIIGMKSEKNKSTEVILNIIPFMSFDDSLKFVVDFMKNNFSQNDEMYYRMTYNACRVKDLSAASGAKTYLMIDKGKKFIRKIALGVYAEKLKMQFEWLQANKKLPLPAILQKNESDTLFSYDMEYFAEGQKFFTTIHQLSNVESCEVLKNILENLNQHYSSIAHHGKQEVVKKYLDLYLWKNITIVDQDPIIQQFKDSHFLYANGIKVPNILYFADQLENYALENLSQFPQQWIHGDLTIENILVDLDKNYILIDPSPAFIDIFAEYAKLFQSLHAHYEHVKLTPTWNVSQNSITYAQYGTIKYYDLFLFLKRYILEKYGIEGLKAVFFYEAVCHLRTLRYMVSLKQPRAILMLALSGLALKEWNDLGGNNEY from the coding sequence ATGACATTTTTTTTGAAAGCAGTCTTTTTGTTACTTTTGAGTCATATTTTGAAGATGTTAAGAACAGTTTTTATTATTAATTCATATATCAAAAATCCTATGAAAGCCTATTGGTTTTCTTTAGGGGTAGGTTATTTTGTTGATTTTTTTTTTCCGTTTCGTATTTCTGATATTACCCGTACATTTATTTTTTCAAGAAAAACTCAAACTCCATGGAGTTTGAGTTTGGCATTGGCAATTATTGAGAGAATATTTGATCTGGTGATTATTTTGATAATTTTGTTTTTCTTTCATATTAAAAGTCCTATTAATTTGTGTTTAACAATTATTGGAATTTTTATTTTTATTTTATGTCCTTATAAAATATTACGAAATCTTTATTTTTATATTGGTTCAGTATTTAACGATTGTATAAAAAATTTTTTGTTTTCTGTTTATTGGGCTATATGTCAGCTAAGAAAAAAAATTTTATATAACCCTCATGTTATGAGTGTTTTTTTATTGATAACTATATTAATATGGCTATTCTATGTATGGTCTTTAATGATTTTAAGCGAAATATTTACAGATATCAGCACAATAGAATTAATAAGCTATCAATTTACTACGTTGAATTCTGCTGGCATATGGACAGCACGAAAGATTTTTCATTCTTATAGCAATATGTATTTTTTTTATTTACTGATACCTGCATTATTTGCAATTATTATAGGGATGAAATCAGAAAAAAATAAATCTACAGAAGTCATATTAAACATTATTCCTTTTATGTCTTTTGACGATTCTTTAAAATTTGTTGTTGATTTCATGAAAAATAATTTTTCACAAAATGATGAGATGTACTATAGGATGACATATAATGCCTGTCGGGTGAAAGATTTAAGTGCGGCTTCGGGAGCGAAAACTTATTTAATGATTGATAAGGGTAAGAAATTTATCCGAAAGATCGCATTAGGGGTTTATGCAGAAAAACTAAAAATGCAATTTGAATGGCTTCAAGCAAATAAAAAACTTCCATTACCAGCTATTTTGCAAAAAAACGAATCAGACACTCTTTTTTCTTATGATATGGAATATTTTGCAGAGGGACAGAAATTTTTTACGACAATCCATCAATTGTCAAATGTTGAATCATGCGAAGTGCTCAAAAACATTCTGGAAAATTTAAATCAGCATTATAGTTCCATAGCACACCATGGTAAACAGGAGGTTGTTAAAAAATATTTGGATTTATACTTGTGGAAAAATATTACTATTGTGGATCAAGATCCTATAATACAGCAATTTAAAGACAGCCATTTTTTATATGCTAATGGTATTAAAGTTCCTAATATTCTTTATTTTGCTGACCAACTTGAAAATTATGCATTGGAAAATCTTTCTCAATTCCCGCAGCAATGGATTCATGGTGATTTAACGATAGAAAATATATTAGTAGATTTGGATAAAAATTATATTTTAATTGATCCGTCTCCAGCATTTATTGATATTTTTGCAGAATATGCAAAATTATTTCAGTCGTTGCATGCTCATTACGAGCATGTCAAGCTTACTCCTACGTGGAATGTGTCTCAAAACAGCATTACATATGCGCAGTATGGAACGATTAAGTATTATGATTTATTTTTATTTCTTAAACGGTATATCCTTGAAAAATATGGAATAGAAGGATTAAAAGCTGTGTTTTTTTATGAAGCAGTGTGTCATCTTCGGACGCTTAGATATATGGTCAGTTTGAAACAGCCTCGCGCGATTTTGATGCTGGCATTATCAGGATTAGCATTGAAAGAATGGAATGATTTGGGAGGAAATAATGAATATTAA
- a CDS encoding glycosyltransferase family 2 protein encodes MKSHCKLSIIIPCYNEEENLPDLVSKLMQMVEKAPYSIEVILVDNGSTDNTVEVMQELLAELPIRTVCVPQNKGYGYGILQGLDAASGSVLAITHADMQTDPHMILRAYDLYRQHNNPYILVKGKRCNRPWVERFFTLGMQWYVNFKLKTSLSDISAQPKVFSKQFYLEIRDDLPYDFTLDLYLLYCAFCKGQIMTVDVPYLPRQYGIAKGGSGSWKSRINLCHLMIRSIDKLANKISRFNNY; translated from the coding sequence ATGAAAAGTCATTGTAAATTATCTATTATTATTCCTTGTTACAACGAAGAAGAAAATTTACCGGATCTTGTTTCCAAGTTAATGCAAATGGTAGAAAAAGCACCTTATTCTATAGAAGTTATTTTAGTAGATAATGGGTCTACTGATAATACGGTTGAAGTTATGCAAGAATTACTCGCTGAGCTGCCTATTCGCACTGTCTGCGTACCACAAAATAAGGGTTATGGATATGGTATTTTACAGGGGTTGGATGCTGCTTCTGGAAGTGTTTTAGCGATCACTCATGCGGATATGCAAACAGATCCACATATGATCTTAAGAGCTTATGATCTTTACCGGCAGCATAATAATCCTTATATTCTTGTTAAGGGAAAACGTTGTAATCGGCCTTGGGTGGAAAGATTTTTTACCTTGGGGATGCAATGGTATGTGAATTTTAAATTAAAGACTTCTTTATCAGATATCAGTGCTCAACCTAAAGTGTTTTCAAAGCAGTTTTATTTGGAAATTCGTGATGATCTCCCTTATGATTTTACTTTAGATTTATATTTGTTATATTGTGCATTTTGTAAAGGACAAATTATGACGGTTGATGTACCTTATCTTCCAAGACAGTATGGTATAGCAAAAGGAGGATCAGGGTCTTGGAAATCACGTATTAATTTATGTCATTTGATGATCCGGTCAATTGATAAGTTAGCGAATAAAATATCTAGATTTAATAACTATTAA